One stretch of Caminicella sporogenes DSM 14501 DNA includes these proteins:
- the hisIE gene encoding bifunctional phosphoribosyl-AMP cyclohydrolase/phosphoribosyl-ATP diphosphatase HisIE, with protein sequence MIDINSLKFNNNGLIPAIIQDFNNKEVLMLGYMNKESLKLTIESGKTWFYSRSRQKLWNKGETSGNFHEVVSIKHDCDMDCLLVEVIPNGPTCHTGNYSCFYKRVYNKDIENIEEDKIFDLLYTRIVDRKKFSKDNSYTRYLFNSGVDKILKKVGEEASEVIIAAKNDSREEVIYEVVDLIYHLMVLLVEKDIILSDIRREMINRYR encoded by the coding sequence ATGATTGATATAAATAGTTTAAAATTTAACAATAATGGATTGATACCTGCAATTATTCAAGATTTTAACAATAAGGAAGTTTTAATGTTGGGATATATGAACAAAGAGTCTTTAAAACTTACTATAGAGTCTGGAAAAACATGGTTTTACAGCAGAAGCAGACAGAAACTGTGGAATAAAGGAGAAACTTCAGGAAATTTTCATGAAGTAGTGAGTATAAAACATGATTGTGATATGGACTGTCTTTTGGTGGAGGTCATACCAAATGGACCAACTTGTCATACTGGAAATTATAGTTGTTTTTATAAAAGAGTTTACAATAAAGATATAGAAAATATTGAAGAAGATAAAATATTTGATTTGCTTTATACTAGAATAGTAGATAGGAAAAAATTTTCAAAGGATAATTCATATACGAGATATTTATTTAATAGTGGAGTTGACAAAATTTTAAAGAAAGTAGGAGAAGAAGCAAGTGAAGTAATTATAGCAGCAAAAAATGATAGCAGAGAAGAAGTAATTTACGAAGTAGTGGATTTAATTTATCATTTAATGGTTTTATTAGTAGAAAAGGATATAATATTAAGTGATATTAGAAGAGAAATGATTAATAGATACAGGTAG
- the hisC gene encoding histidinol-phosphate transaminase — translation MRKFVKESIRRLESYSMNEEKIEVKLNANESPYDMPINIKNVLTDMLFTEKLNRYPDSKCYELRKRISKYTGLNSENIIVGNGSDEIIKMIIDAFIDKNEVVVSYSPTFSIYKIITSIAGGKFIELENQIGKVYIDELINLANKNNAKVIFLCNPNNPTGMSIPREDIFKILEKTDSLVIVDEAYYEFCGETVIDSVRKYENLIVLRTLSKAFGLAGIRLGYGVSNKRVIEILNKVKPPYNINRLSQKIGIIALENKDIFLKHVKEIIKERNRLVKEIENIKHIEVFPSNSNFILIRSEKYEEILKRFKCKGVGVREYGVNGDLRNCIRISIGTKEENNIVLRALKEV, via the coding sequence ATGAGGAAATTTGTAAAAGAAAGTATTAGGAGATTAGAAAGTTATAGTATGAATGAAGAAAAAATAGAAGTTAAGTTAAATGCAAATGAAAGTCCCTATGATATGCCAATTAATATTAAGAATGTTTTAACTGATATGTTGTTTACTGAAAAATTAAATAGGTATCCTGATAGTAAATGTTATGAATTAAGAAAAAGAATTTCAAAATATACTGGTTTAAATAGTGAAAATATAATAGTAGGGAATGGTTCAGATGAGATAATAAAAATGATAATAGATGCCTTTATAGATAAGAATGAAGTAGTAGTTAGCTACAGTCCAACATTTTCTATATATAAGATTATTACAAGTATTGCAGGTGGAAAATTTATAGAACTTGAAAATCAAATAGGCAAAGTATATATAGATGAATTAATAAATTTAGCAAATAAAAATAATGCAAAGGTCATATTTTTATGTAATCCAAATAATCCAACTGGAATGTCAATTCCAAGAGAAGATATATTTAAAATTTTGGAAAAAACAGATTCTCTAGTAATTGTAGATGAAGCATATTATGAGTTTTGCGGAGAAACAGTAATTGATAGTGTAAGAAAATATGAAAACCTCATAGTTTTAAGAACATTATCAAAGGCATTTGGACTTGCAGGAATTAGACTAGGATATGGAGTTTCAAATAAAAGAGTAATAGAAATATTAAATAAAGTAAAGCCACCATATAATATTAACAGACTATCTCAAAAGATAGGAATAATCGCTTTAGAGAATAAAGATATTTTTTTAAAGCATGTTAAAGAAATAATAAAAGAGAGAAATCGTTTAGTAAAAGAGATAGAAAATATAAAGCATATAGAAGTATTTCCAAGTAATAGCAATTTTATTTTGATTAGAAGTGAAAAATATGAAGAAATTTTAAAAAGATTTAAGTGTAAAGGAGTAGGGGTTAGAGAATACGGAGTAAATGGCGATTTAAGAAATTGTATTCGTATAAGTATAGGAACTAAAGAAGAAAATAACATAGTTTTAAGAGCCTTAAAGGAAGTGTAG
- a CDS encoding NAD(P)/FAD-dependent oxidoreductase, with amino-acid sequence MIRVSEIRLSIDDNLDILPYKISKILKIKPNEIINLNIFKESIDARRRGKIDFVYTVDVEVEDEEKILLKNKDKKVIKTPDLDYKYPEQGSLIIDKRPVVIGTGPAGLFAALILAEMGYKPLVFERGEDVDKRSKTVDLFWKTGQLNEESNVQFGEGGAGTFSDGKLTTRIKDPRCRKVLSEFVKAGAPEEIMYSFKPHIGTDLLKGVVKNIRKRIIDLGGDVRFESKVTNLTIKDGKIIAVEINYREKVKTDIVVLAIGHSARDTFEMLYEKGIEIIQKPFAIGVRIEHPQSLINKVQYKQFANHKRLGPADYRLTYHTSNGRSVYTFCMCPGGKVVAAASEEGRVVTNGMSEYLRDKENANSALLVSVTGEDFEGSHPLAGMYFQRKWEEIAYKVGGGNFIAPAQLVGDFLKNRSSKRIGNVKPSYAPGVKMTKIDECLPYYVTLAMREAILNMDKKLKGFALKEAIITGVETRSSSPIRIVRNDKSFESVNVRGLYPAGEGAGYAGGIVSAAVDGIKIAEKIIEKYRFI; translated from the coding sequence ATGATAAGAGTATCAGAAATTCGTTTGAGTATAGATGACAATTTAGATATACTTCCTTATAAAATTAGCAAAATTTTAAAAATAAAACCTAATGAAATAATAAATTTAAATATATTTAAAGAATCAATAGATGCAAGAAGAAGGGGAAAGATTGATTTTGTGTATACTGTGGATGTAGAAGTTGAAGATGAGGAAAAGATTTTGTTAAAAAATAAAGATAAAAAAGTTATTAAGACACCCGATTTAGATTATAAGTATCCAGAGCAAGGAAGTTTAATTATTGATAAGAGACCTGTTGTTATAGGAACAGGTCCTGCTGGACTTTTTGCTGCATTGATTTTAGCTGAGATGGGATATAAGCCACTTGTTTTTGAGAGAGGAGAGGATGTAGATAAGAGGAGTAAGACTGTAGATTTATTTTGGAAGACAGGTCAGTTAAATGAAGAATCAAATGTTCAATTTGGTGAAGGCGGTGCTGGAACCTTTTCAGATGGCAAATTAACTACGCGTATAAAAGACCCTAGATGTAGAAAAGTATTAAGTGAATTTGTTAAGGCAGGAGCACCGGAAGAAATAATGTATTCTTTTAAACCTCATATTGGAACAGACCTTTTAAAAGGTGTAGTAAAAAATATAAGAAAAAGGATTATAGATTTAGGTGGAGATGTTAGATTTGAGTCAAAAGTAACAAATCTAACGATTAAAGATGGAAAAATAATTGCTGTTGAAATTAATTATAGAGAAAAGGTTAAAACTGATATTGTAGTTTTAGCTATTGGACATAGTGCTAGAGATACATTTGAGATGTTATACGAAAAAGGAATAGAAATAATTCAAAAGCCATTTGCAATTGGAGTTAGAATAGAACATCCTCAAAGTCTCATAAATAAAGTTCAGTATAAACAGTTTGCAAATCATAAAAGACTTGGACCTGCTGATTATAGACTTACATATCATACAAGTAATGGAAGGTCAGTTTATACATTTTGTATGTGTCCCGGTGGAAAAGTTGTTGCAGCAGCTTCGGAAGAAGGCAGAGTTGTAACAAATGGAATGAGTGAGTATTTAAGGGATAAGGAAAATGCAAATAGTGCTCTTCTTGTATCGGTAACTGGAGAAGATTTTGAAGGAAGTCATCCATTGGCGGGAATGTATTTTCAAAGAAAATGGGAAGAAATTGCTTATAAAGTTGGTGGAGGTAATTTTATAGCACCAGCACAATTAGTTGGTGATTTTTTAAAAAATAGAAGTTCAAAGAGAATAGGAAATGTTAAACCATCATATGCTCCGGGGGTAAAAATGACGAAAATAGATGAATGTTTGCCTTATTATGTAACTTTAGCTATGAGAGAAGCTATATTAAACATGGATAAAAAGTTAAAAGGTTTTGCATTAAAGGAAGCTATAATAACAGGAGTAGAAACTAGGAGTTCTTCGCCTATAAGAATAGTTAGGAATGATAAAAGTTTTGAAAGTGTAAATGTAAGAGGACTTTATCCTGCAGGCGAAGGTGCTGGATATGCTGGAGGAATAGTATCTGCGGCAGTTGATGGAATAAAGATAGCAGAAAAGATAATAGAAAAATATAGATTTATATAA
- a CDS encoding sodium-dependent transporter, translating into MENNKLQERDSFGSKLGIIAAAAGSAIGLGNIWKFPYITGVYGGAAFIVIYLICIAAIGFPVMLSEFIIGRKGQRNAIGAFQKLAPGTPWFLTGWMGVAAAFMILAFYGVVAGWCLEYVFKALINSFAGQSPEAIGNMFGSFISSTAKPIFWQVFFMLLTGLIVIAGVKDGIEKYAKILMPALLVIIIILDIRAVTLPGAKAGLEFLFKPDWGKVSAQGVLVALGHAFFSLSLGMGTMITYGSYIGKKENLADTAIQVTIADTLIALLAGIAIFPAVFAFGIEPGAGAGLVFVTLPNVFQQMPGGYFFAILFFILLTVAALTSSISILEVVVAYFVEDLKMARKRATVIATIAITLLGIPCSLSMGSMSKVTFFGKNFFDLLDFTASNIFLPLGGLLISAFVGWYMGKKEVEAEVNQEGVNISYIPLFMFLVKFIAPIAIAIVFLNGIGLLKF; encoded by the coding sequence ATGGAAAACAACAAATTACAAGAAAGAGATAGTTTTGGTAGTAAGCTTGGTATTATAGCTGCTGCTGCTGGTTCTGCTATTGGTCTAGGAAACATATGGAAGTTTCCTTACATCACTGGTGTTTATGGTGGTGCCGCATTTATAGTTATTTATTTAATTTGTATTGCTGCGATTGGTTTTCCTGTAATGTTGTCAGAATTTATTATTGGACGTAAAGGTCAGAGAAATGCTATAGGTGCATTTCAAAAATTAGCACCGGGAACCCCGTGGTTTTTAACTGGTTGGATGGGAGTTGCAGCTGCATTTATGATTCTTGCATTTTATGGAGTTGTTGCAGGCTGGTGTTTAGAGTATGTATTTAAAGCTCTTATAAATTCTTTTGCAGGACAGTCTCCTGAAGCAATAGGTAATATGTTTGGTTCATTTATTTCTTCTACAGCAAAGCCTATATTTTGGCAAGTATTTTTCATGTTGCTGACAGGTTTAATAGTTATTGCAGGAGTTAAAGATGGTATAGAAAAGTATGCTAAAATACTAATGCCAGCTTTATTGGTAATTATTATTATTCTTGACATTCGTGCAGTAACACTTCCAGGAGCAAAAGCAGGTTTAGAATTTCTTTTTAAACCTGATTGGGGGAAAGTTAGTGCACAAGGGGTATTAGTAGCTTTAGGACACGCATTCTTTTCACTAAGTTTAGGTATGGGTACTATGATTACTTATGGTTCTTATATAGGTAAAAAGGAAAATCTTGCTGATACAGCTATTCAAGTTACTATAGCAGATACATTGATTGCATTACTTGCAGGTATAGCTATATTCCCAGCTGTATTTGCATTTGGAATTGAACCAGGAGCAGGTGCAGGATTAGTTTTTGTAACACTACCAAATGTGTTCCAGCAAATGCCTGGTGGATATTTCTTTGCAATATTGTTCTTTATTTTATTAACTGTGGCTGCATTAACTTCATCAATATCTATATTAGAAGTTGTAGTAGCATACTTTGTTGAAGACCTTAAAATGGCAAGAAAAAGAGCTACTGTTATTGCAACTATTGCAATAACTCTTTTAGGTATTCCTTGTTCATTATCAATGGGAAGTATGTCAAAAGTAACATTCTTTGGAAAGAACTTTTTTGACTTATTAGATTTTACTGCTTCAAATATATTTTTACCATTAGGCGGATTATTAATATCAGCTTTTGTTGGATGGTATATGGGTAAGAAGGAAGTTGAAGCAGAAGTTAATCAAGAAGGAGTTAATATTAGTTATATACCATTGTTTATGTTTTTAGTTAAGTTTATAGCGCCGATAGCAATAGCTATAGTATTCTTAAACGGTATAGGATTATTAAAGTTTTAA
- a CDS encoding sodium-dependent transporter produces the protein MANLNNSGEREQWGSKIGFILAAAGSAVGLGNLWKFPYMAGKNGGGAFVLVYFIILFLVGFTLMLAEIVLGRYTQLNAIGAYRKIGKKWAFVGALGVLAGFLILSFYSVVGGWVIAYLVKTLTGALNVTDAEVLGNMFGKLISGTTEPIFYHALFMVATFLIVLGGIGGGIEKSSKILMPGLFVMIIVLAIRSMTLPGAVEGIKYLLVPDFSKINIDVVLDALGQVFFSLSLGMGCMITYGSYLSKDSNIPESAVTIPLIDTGVALLAGLAVLPAVFAFGFEPSAGPGLIFITFPAVFAQMPFGTLFEIMFFILVLFAALSSSISLLEVCVAYVVDEWKMNRKVATVSLAFVIFLLGIPASLSFGPWAHITLLPGKGFFDTFDFISSNILLPLGGLLLCIVVGWIWGTDNAIKEATNEGQLEFKFAPFWAFLVKYVGPVAIGIVFIRSLLG, from the coding sequence ATGGCTAATTTAAACAATTCAGGCGAAAGAGAACAATGGGGTTCTAAGATTGGTTTTATTTTAGCTGCTGCAGGTTCAGCAGTTGGACTTGGAAACCTGTGGAAATTTCCTTACATGGCAGGTAAAAATGGTGGTGGAGCATTTGTACTTGTATATTTCATAATTTTATTCCTTGTAGGTTTTACTTTGATGTTAGCAGAGATAGTGTTAGGAAGATATACACAGTTAAATGCAATAGGTGCTTATAGAAAAATAGGCAAAAAATGGGCATTTGTTGGAGCCTTAGGTGTTTTAGCTGGATTTTTAATTTTATCATTTTATAGTGTTGTTGGTGGATGGGTAATAGCATATCTAGTAAAAACATTAACAGGAGCTTTAAATGTTACCGATGCAGAAGTACTTGGAAATATGTTTGGTAAATTGATTTCAGGTACAACAGAACCTATATTTTATCATGCATTATTTATGGTAGCTACATTTTTAATAGTTCTTGGTGGTATAGGCGGAGGTATTGAAAAATCAAGTAAGATTTTAATGCCAGGTCTTTTTGTTATGATAATTGTACTTGCTATTCGTTCTATGACTTTACCAGGAGCAGTTGAAGGTATAAAATATCTTTTAGTTCCAGATTTCTCTAAAATAAATATAGATGTAGTTCTTGATGCTCTTGGACAAGTATTTTTCTCACTAAGTTTAGGTATGGGTTGTATGATTACTTATGGTAGTTATTTGAGCAAAGATTCTAATATACCAGAAAGTGCTGTAACTATACCTTTAATAGATACAGGAGTTGCACTACTTGCAGGACTTGCTGTACTTCCAGCAGTATTTGCTTTTGGTTTTGAACCATCAGCTGGACCCGGACTTATATTTATTACATTCCCTGCAGTATTTGCTCAAATGCCATTTGGAACTTTATTTGAAATAATGTTCTTTATATTAGTTTTATTTGCAGCTTTATCTTCATCAATTTCACTACTTGAAGTTTGTGTTGCATATGTGGTTGATGAATGGAAAATGAACCGTAAAGTTGCAACAGTATCTTTAGCGTTTGTGATATTTCTTTTAGGAATTCCAGCTTCATTATCATTTGGACCATGGGCACATATTACTTTACTACCTGGAAAAGGGTTCTTCGATACGTTTGACTTTATATCAAGTAATATATTACTTCCGCTTGGTGGATTACTTCTTTGTATAGTTGTTGGATGGATATGGGGTACAGACAATGCTATTAAAGAAGCTACTAATGAAGGACAGTTAGAATTTAAATTTGCTCCATTCTGGGCATTTCTAGTTAAGTATGTTGGACCAGTAGCTATAGGAATAGTATTTATTCGTTCATTATTAGGGTAG
- a CDS encoding 4Fe-4S binding protein: MPKVKSHMKWSWILMVIFMILSIIDVRFGVLGFICMIFPMYQAIRGRGKIHCSHYCPRGSLLGNFLKYISLDYNLPKSIRSKTAKNILLTLMMVVFSISLFKAGFNVKRIGLAVFRFMAVSSIISVIMGIFFKPRSWCQVCPMGHATGLIKQSMDKNTKKAEKITKERKIA; the protein is encoded by the coding sequence ATGCCGAAAGTAAAATCACATATGAAATGGTCTTGGATTTTAATGGTAATATTTATGATATTATCTATAATAGATGTTAGATTTGGAGTATTGGGTTTTATTTGCATGATATTCCCAATGTATCAAGCTATTAGAGGTAGAGGAAAAATTCATTGTTCTCATTATTGTCCTAGAGGTTCTTTGTTAGGAAACTTTCTAAAATATATTAGTTTAGATTATAATTTACCAAAATCTATAAGAAGTAAAACAGCTAAAAATATTTTATTGACATTAATGATGGTAGTGTTTAGTATATCTTTGTTTAAAGCAGGATTTAATGTTAAGAGAATAGGGTTAGCAGTATTTAGATTTATGGCTGTATCTTCTATTATAAGTGTTATTATGGGTATATTTTTTAAACCTAGGTCATGGTGTCAAGTTTGTCCAATGGGTCATGCTACAGGACTAATTAAGCAGTCTATGGACAAAAATACAAAGAAAGCTGAAAAAATAACAAAAGAGAGAAAAATAGCATAA
- a CDS encoding GNAT family N-acetyltransferase: MEIINLNNSLNLNQKNTIKKEKINKNLIKVRKASISDVEAIYEIACSVGSKTKNSYEGFLMDNYVSRPKKYKTFFKDRINELEHFYIAESNNNPLGFLMAYTKEKWLKYNPTWIEDIYWSPIFDMNKTDNFVVIDKTAILHGYTGKGIGSILYKSLIKDLKKTGIKNIFAETIINPTPNFASLAFRKKQKYILAGVRYEEYEGQLYTDLIYYKPVK; this comes from the coding sequence ATGGAAATAATAAACTTAAATAATTCTCTAAATTTAAATCAAAAAAATACTATTAAAAAAGAAAAAATTAATAAAAATCTAATTAAAGTAAGGAAAGCATCTATTTCAGATGTCGAAGCTATTTATGAAATAGCTTGTAGTGTCGGTTCAAAAACTAAAAATTCGTATGAAGGTTTTTTAATGGATAACTATGTATCTAGACCTAAAAAATATAAAACATTTTTCAAAGATAGAATCAACGAACTTGAACATTTTTATATAGCTGAATCTAATAATAACCCTCTAGGTTTTCTTATGGCATACACAAAAGAAAAGTGGCTGAAATATAATCCTACATGGATTGAAGATATATATTGGTCTCCCATTTTTGATATGAACAAAACAGATAATTTTGTTGTTATAGATAAAACAGCCATATTACATGGATATACAGGCAAAGGTATTGGCAGCATATTATATAAATCATTGATTAAAGACCTTAAAAAAACAGGCATTAAAAACATATTTGCTGAAACTATTATAAATCCAACACCAAATTTTGCTTCATTAGCATTTAGAAAAAAACAAAAATATATTTTAGCTGGAGTAAGATATGAAGAATATGAAGGACAACTTTATACTGATTTGATTTATTACAAACCTGTCAAATAA
- the hisH gene encoding imidazole glycerol phosphate synthase subunit HisH — protein MIVIVDYGVGNVKNVYNYFSKIGRKVIITDRKKYIDNCSLIVLPGVGAFKDAMDNLRKKDLISVIKDNAKKGKLLIGICLGMQLLYERSYEDGDWEGLGLLEGEIIKFKGELKVPHMGWNSLIKNKQDIIAEDIETGEYVYFVHSYYLKTKNNKEVIFKTNYGVDVPAVIRRNNIIGMQFHPEKSGKTGEKFLKNIKELIG, from the coding sequence ATGATAGTAATAGTAGATTATGGAGTTGGAAATGTAAAGAATGTATATAATTATTTTTCTAAAATTGGTAGAAAAGTAATTATTACTGATAGAAAGAAATATATAGATAATTGTTCGTTAATAGTTTTACCGGGCGTAGGGGCTTTTAAAGATGCTATGGATAATTTAAGAAAAAAAGATTTGATTAGCGTAATTAAAGATAATGCAAAAAAAGGAAAACTTTTGATAGGTATATGTCTTGGTATGCAGCTTTTATACGAAAGAAGTTATGAAGATGGAGATTGGGAAGGGCTAGGATTATTGGAAGGTGAAATAATTAAGTTTAAAGGAGAATTAAAAGTACCTCACATGGGTTGGAATAGTTTAATAAAAAACAAACAAGATATTATTGCAGAAGATATAGAAACTGGAGAATATGTTTACTTTGTTCATTCATATTATTTGAAAACAAAAAATAATAAAGAAGTGATTTTTAAAACAAATTATGGAGTAGATGTTCCAGCGGTAATTAGAAGAAATAATATAATAGGAATGCAGTTTCACCCAGAGAAAAGTGGTAAAACAGGGGAAAAGTTTTTGAAAAATATTAAGGAGTTGATAGGGTGA
- the hisA gene encoding 1-(5-phosphoribosyl)-5-[(5-phosphoribosylamino)methylideneamino]imidazole-4-carboxamide isomerase, whose product MIIFPAIDIRNGRCVRLYQGKFNRETVYDDDPVLIAKRFEENKAKVLHVVDLDGAFTGEQKNIEIIKKIVRSINIPVQVGGGIRSIERAKQLMDLGVYRIVIGTCAVKENMFVENLVKRFGDRVVVSIDTKAGCVCVNGWVESSSFKSVEFAKLLEEKGIKTIVYTDISKDGTMIGPNFEEIKKLKENTSLNIIASGGIGRKEDIDKLKTFGVYGAIVGKALYEGKIKLEDFVKNISLKRGEYFADKEDNSLS is encoded by the coding sequence GTGATAATTTTTCCAGCAATAGATATTAGAAATGGTAGATGTGTTAGACTTTATCAAGGAAAGTTTAATAGAGAAACTGTATATGATGATGACCCTGTTTTAATTGCAAAGAGATTTGAAGAAAACAAAGCAAAAGTTTTGCATGTAGTTGACCTAGATGGAGCTTTTACAGGTGAGCAGAAAAATATAGAAATAATAAAGAAGATAGTAAGGAGTATAAATATACCAGTACAAGTAGGTGGAGGAATAAGAAGTATAGAAAGAGCAAAGCAGCTTATGGATTTAGGAGTTTATAGGATAGTTATTGGTACTTGTGCAGTTAAAGAAAATATGTTTGTTGAAAATTTAGTTAAAAGGTTTGGAGATAGAGTAGTTGTTTCTATAGATACAAAAGCTGGGTGTGTATGTGTAAATGGATGGGTTGAAAGTAGTAGTTTTAAATCAGTAGAATTTGCGAAATTGTTAGAAGAAAAAGGAATTAAAACCATAGTTTATACAGATATTTCAAAGGATGGAACAATGATAGGACCTAATTTTGAGGAGATAAAAAAATTAAAGGAGAATACCTCATTGAATATAATTGCATCGGGAGGAATTGGCAGAAAAGAAGACATAGATAAGTTGAAGACATTTGGAGTATATGGGGCGATAGTTGGGAAGGCACTATATGAAGGGAAAATAAAATTAGAGGATTTTGTAAAAAATATATCATTAAAAAGGGGAGAGTATTTTGCTGACAAAGAGGATAATTCCTTGTCTTGA
- the hisB gene encoding imidazoleglycerol-phosphate dehydratase HisB codes for MREAKIYRRTDETEVQISINIDGEGKADINTGIKFFDHMLKTMAKHGQFNLNVKCVGDLEIDTHHTVEDIGIVLGKAIKKAIGSKEGIKRYGLAYTPMDESLSRIAIDMSGRSFLVYNVEFTREFVGDFETETLREFFTALTNNAELTLHINLLYGSNNHHIIESVFKGFGRAFKEAVSLNENIKGVLSTKGVL; via the coding sequence ATGAGGGAAGCTAAAATTTATAGAAGAACTGATGAAACTGAAGTGCAGATTAGTATTAATATTGATGGAGAAGGAAAGGCTGATATTAATACGGGAATAAAATTTTTTGACCATATGTTGAAGACTATGGCTAAACATGGACAATTTAATCTCAATGTAAAATGTGTGGGAGATTTAGAAATAGATACTCATCACACAGTTGAAGATATAGGTATAGTATTAGGTAAAGCAATAAAGAAAGCAATAGGTTCAAAGGAAGGAATAAAGAGATATGGACTAGCTTATACACCTATGGATGAATCCTTATCAAGGATAGCAATAGACATGAGTGGTAGGAGTTTTTTGGTTTACAATGTAGAATTTACTAGAGAATTTGTAGGAGATTTCGAAACTGAAACTTTAAGAGAATTTTTTACGGCATTAACAAATAATGCTGAATTAACTCTTCATATTAATTTGCTTTACGGAAGTAATAATCATCATATCATTGAATCAGTATTCAAAGGATTTGGAAGAGCTTTTAAGGAAGCAGTCAGTTTAAATGAAAATATAAAGGGAGTACTTTCAACAAAGGGTGTATTATAA
- the hisF gene encoding imidazole glycerol phosphate synthase subunit HisF: MLTKRIIPCLDVKDGRVVKGKKFKNIEDVDDPILLAKYYCESGADELVFYDIMASYENRNIFVNLVEKVAENINIPFSVGGGIRSIEDFTRVLRAGADKVSINSAAVKNPMLIKKAALKFGSQCVVLSIDVKKTKKGDYVVYIDGGRINTGFDALKWAKKGEKLGAGEIVLNSIDSDGIKSGYDIEITKIISENVKIPVVASGGAGKKKDFLEVLRDGKADAALAASVFHYKQIEINSLKQYLYNNGVEVRRE; the protein is encoded by the coding sequence TTGCTGACAAAGAGGATAATTCCTTGTCTTGATGTTAAAGATGGAAGAGTGGTAAAAGGTAAGAAATTTAAGAATATAGAGGATGTAGATGACCCTATACTATTAGCAAAATATTACTGTGAAAGTGGTGCTGATGAACTCGTTTTTTATGATATTATGGCTTCTTATGAAAATAGAAATATTTTTGTGAATTTAGTTGAAAAGGTGGCAGAAAATATAAATATTCCATTTTCTGTTGGTGGAGGAATACGGAGTATAGAAGATTTTACAAGGGTGCTAAGAGCAGGAGCCGATAAAGTATCAATTAATTCTGCTGCGGTGAAAAATCCAATGCTGATTAAGAAAGCAGCTTTAAAGTTTGGAAGTCAATGTGTAGTATTGTCTATAGATGTTAAGAAAACGAAAAAAGGGGATTATGTAGTATATATAGATGGTGGAAGGATAAATACGGGGTTTGATGCTTTAAAGTGGGCTAAAAAAGGAGAAAAATTGGGAGCAGGTGAGATAGTTTTGAATTCAATTGACAGTGATGGCATTAAGAGTGGATATGATATTGAAATAACCAAAATTATTTCAGAAAATGTTAAAATACCAGTTGTAGCTTCTGGAGGAGCAGGTAAAAAGAAAGATTTTTTAGAAGTTTTAAGGGATGGTAAAGCTGATGCAGCTTTGGCAGCTTCAGTTTTTCATTATAAACAAATAGAAATAAACTCTTTAAAACAATATCTTTACAATAATGGCGTAGAGGTTAGGAGAGAATAG
- a CDS encoding H-type small acid-soluble spore protein encodes MDIKRAKEILNSAKDIEVTYQGKSVWINSINPSLGSAFIITRDNEKKQYQVSISDLVEK; translated from the coding sequence TTGGATATTAAAAGAGCAAAAGAAATCTTAAATTCTGCAAAGGATATCGAAGTTACATATCAAGGAAAATCTGTATGGATTAACAGTATAAATCCTTCACTTGGAAGTGCATTTATTATAACAAGAGATAATGAAAAAAAACAATATCAAGTTTCAATAAGTGATCTAGTTGAAAAATAA
- a CDS encoding glutaredoxin family protein, with the protein MNKKVVVYTSDTCVYCHQAKDYLNSKGIQFEERNVSRDMNARKELMSKGFMGVPVIMVDEEVIQGFDRERLEELLG; encoded by the coding sequence ATGAATAAAAAAGTTGTTGTTTATACAAGTGATACATGTGTATACTGTCATCAAGCTAAAGATTATTTAAATTCTAAGGGAATACAGTTTGAAGAAAGAAATGTATCAAGAGATATGAATGCGAGAAAGGAATTAATGTCTAAAGGATTTATGGGAGTACCTGTAATAATGGTCGATGAAGAAGTAATACAAGGTTTTGATAGAGAAAGATTAGAAGAATTATTGGGTTAG